The DNA region ACAGCCAAGCGAGGAGTTTTTGACGATGAAGCGAACGATGGGTCTATGTGTGGCGGCGCTGGGCATGACGCTGGCCTTCGGCACCGGCTGCAAGAAGGGCGGAGCCGAGGGGGGCGCTGGCGGTGCCGAGCCCTCGGCGGCGGCCAAGGAAGAGGCGACCAACATCTTCAAGAGCCGCTGCGCCTCGTGCCACGGCGCGACGGGCAAGGGCGACGGCGCGGCCTCGGCTGGCCTGAACCCGAAGCCTCGGAACTTTTCCGACGCGGCCTGGCAGAAGGGCGCCACGGACGAGCACCTGGAAAACATCATCGTGAAGGGCGGCGCCGCGGTGGGCACGAGCGCGGCCATGCCCTCGAACCCGGACCTCGAGGCCAAGGTCGAGGTGGTGAAGGCCCTCCGCATGCACATTCGCACGCTGGCGGGCAAGTAGGCGCCGCCCAAAGCGGGGGCCCCCTCGTAGCGCGGTGGCGGTCGCCGCCGCGCGCCCTCAACGCATCGCTACGGCGCATCCCCGAAGAGGCCGCGGAACGCCTGCTCCATGTCGCGGTCGGGCAACCGGCGCGACTGCATGAGCGCCGCGCGTCCGGCCATGAACTCCTCCACCTCGAC from Deltaproteobacteria bacterium includes:
- a CDS encoding c-type cytochrome; its protein translation is MKRTMGLCVAALGMTLAFGTGCKKGGAEGGAGGAEPSAAAKEEATNIFKSRCASCHGATGKGDGAASAGLNPKPRNFSDAAWQKGATDEHLENIIVKGGAAVGTSAAMPSNPDLEAKVEVVKALRMHIRTLAGK